One genomic window of Cricetulus griseus strain 17A/GY chromosome 3, alternate assembly CriGri-PICRH-1.0, whole genome shotgun sequence includes the following:
- the Zscan26 gene encoding zinc finger and SCAN domain-containing protein 26, with amino-acid sequence MALALIHPSKRAYSLAPLNLKEELQGFKVQGNRKGLGQEPLSKQFRQLRYEESTGPREVLRRLRELCRQWLQPETRSKEQILELLVLEQFLTILPRDLLVQVLEHHPETGEDLVGILEDLQRDRGEAGQQKDPAQGCRQTVLVGGTAPHKEAQQQPVLPEHEVQKPEKETGKETRNYNRKLIVVADASGRIESAYTTSEFIEAHCEDLHLEKQPAMPKEKTSSQCLETKERLVQHSDLTEHEGAHAGEKSCESVVCQSSDPTEHPEVLSKEKGHLCHECGKVFQRSSHLIRHQKIHLGEKPYKCKECGKVFSQNAGLLEHLRIHTGEKPYLCIYCGKNFRRSSHLNRHQKIHNQEEPCECKDCGKVFSKALLLTHHQKIHGRFKRHHCNECGKAFNLTSDLIRHHRIHTGEKPFKCKVCQKAFRLNSHLDQHVRIHNEEKPYQCSECKEAFRQKSGLFQHQRHHHKKKVA; translated from the exons ATGGCACTGGCCTTG atccaccctaGCAAGCGTGCATactctttggctcctctgaatCTGAAGGAGGAGCTTCAG GGATTCAAAGttcaaggaaacagaaaaggccTTGGGCAGGAGCCATTGAGCAAACAGTTCAGGCAGCTGCGCTATGAGGAAAGCACTGGACCTCGAGAGGTTTTACGCCGACTCAGGGAGCTCTGCAGACAGTGGCTGCAGCCTGAGACCCGCAGCAAGGAGCAGATcctggagctgctggtgctgGAGCAGTTCCTGACCATCCTGCCAAGAGATCTGCTGGTCCAGGTGCTTGAGCACCACCCAGAGACTGGGGAGGACCTGGTGGGAATACTGGAAGATTTGCAGCGAGACCGTGGAGAAGCAGGACAACAGAAG GATCCAGCCCAAGGATGCAGACAGACTGTGCTAGTTGGAGGGACAGCCCCTCACAAAGAAGCACAGCAGCAGCCGGTCCTGCCTGAGCATGAGGTGCAGAAGCCTGAAAAGGAGACGG GTAAGGAAACAAGGAATTATAATAGGAAGCTCATTGTAGTGGCAGACGCTTCTGGAAGAATAGAATCAGCTTATACAACATCTGAATTCATTGAAGCCCACTGTGAAGACTTGCACTTGGAAAAGCAACCTGCCATGCCCAAGGAGAAAACTAGCAGCCAATGCTTGGAAACTAAGGAGAGACTTGTTCAGCACTCAGACCTGACTGAACATGAAGGGGCACATGCAGGAGAAAAGTCTTGTGAATCTGTAGTGTGTCAGAGTTCTGATCCTACTGAACATCCAGAAGTCCTCTCCAAAGAGAAAGGTCACCTCTGTCATGAGTGTGGAAAAGTCTTTCAGAGGAGTTCACACCTCATCAGACATCAGAAAATCCACCTTGGTGAGAAGCCTTACAAGTGCAAAGAGTGTGGAAAAGTCTTTAGCCAGAATGCAGGTCTTCTGGAGCATCTCAGAATCCATACTGGAGAAAAGCCCTATCTGTGTATCTATTGTGGAAAGAACTTTAGGCGAAGCTCTCATCTTAATCGACACCAAAAAATTCACAATCAGGAGGAGCCCTGTGAATGCAAGGATTGTGGGAAAGTCTTTAGTAAGGCCCTGCTTCTCACCCACCATCAGAAAATCCACGGTCGCTTCAAAAGACATCATTGTAatgagtgtgggaaagccttcaatTTGACTTCAGACCTTATTCGACATCACAGgattcacactggagaaaaaccttTCAAATGTAAAGTATGTCAGAAAGCCTTCCGACTAAACTCACACCTAGATCAGCATGTCAGAATCCACAATGAAGAAAAACCCTACCAGTGTAGTGAATGCAAAGAAGCCTTCAGGCAGAAGTCAGGTCTCTTCCAGCATCAGAGAcatcaccacaaaaaaaaagtgGCTTGA
- the LOC100771303 gene encoding NKAP-like protein, producing the protein MSPVSRSRPNEDSLGSQKRRRDSDSPLSVLQTRRSPRGGGFGLHLSAFEGLRPPRGTEGPRLAHWVSRPRSGERPPPPGIRTFASSSPPSICGGYRCHHYAGDRLWAEDQEKEKEESYRLRRLKERERIGELGAPEVWGLSPKFPEPDSDEHTPAEDEVKNQKSSSSDFTNEDKRSKTSHSTKRKRKKKLSKRKHRKYCDNDSDSDSDIHSSSGGDRKKFKTKKKEKKKKHRAKQLKKKRRTKKDYGDINYKALERELPEDAWMEQSMSADAMDLIGPEAPVIHTSQDEKPLNYGHALLPGEGAAMAEYVKAGKRIPRRGEIGLTSEEIASFECSGYVMSGSRHRRMEAVRLRKENQIYSADEKRALASFNQEERRKRENKILASFREMVYRKTKGKDDK; encoded by the coding sequence ATGTCGCCTGTGTCCCGATCCCGCCCTAATGAGGACAGTCTGGGCTCTCAGAAACGACGACGTGACTCGGACAGCCCACTGTCGGTGTTACAGACTCGACGATCCCCTCGGGGAGGCGGTTTCGGCCTTCACCTCAGCGCGTTCGAGGGGCTCCGGCCTCCTCGGGGAACAGAGGGGCCCCGCCTAGCGCACTGGGTCAGCCGCCCCAGGTCTGGAGAGCGACCTCCACCGCCAGGGATCCGCACGTTTGCCTCTTCGTCCCCCCCTTCCATCTGTGGCGGGTACCGCTGCCACCACTATGCGGGAGACCGTTTGTGGGCGGAGgaccaggaaaaggaaaaggaggagagctATAGGCTAAGGAGgctgaaggaaagagagaggattGGGGAGCTGGGAGCACCTGAGGTATGGGGACTGTCACCCAAGTTTCCGGAGCCAGATTCTGATGAACATACCCCAGCTGAAGATGAGGTGAAGAATCAGAAGAGCAGCAGTTCAGATTTCACCAATGAAGACAAAAGGTCAAAGACCAGTCattcaacaaagagaaaaaggaagaaaaagcttTCCAAAAGGAAACATAGAAAGTATTGTGATAATGATAGCGATTCTGACTCTGACATTCATTCTAGCTCTGGTGGTgatagaaagaaatttaaaaccaagaagaaagagaagaaaaagaaacaccgGGCAAAACAActcaagaagaagaggaggactaAAAAAGATTATGGTGACATAAACTACAAAGCTTTAGAAAGGGAATTGCCAGAAGATGCGTGGATGGAACAGTCGATGAGTGCAGATGCCATGGATTTAATAGGCCCAGAAGCACCTGTAATACATACCTCTCAAGATGAGAAACCTTTGAACTATGGCCACGCTCTGCTTCCAGGTGAAGGTGCAGCTATGGCTGAATATGTAAAAGCTGGAAAGCGTATCCCACGAAGGGGTGAAATTGGGTTGACCAGTGAAGAGATCGCCTCATTTGAATGTTCAGGTTATGTCATGAGCGGTAGCAGGCATCGCCGAATGGAGGCTGTAAGACTGCGTAAAGAGAACCAGATCTACAGTGCTGATGAGAAAAGAGCTCTTGCATCCTTTAACCAAGAAGAGAGGCggaagagagagaataagatCCTAGCCAGTTTTCGGGAAATggtatacagaaagacaaaagggaaaGATGACAAATGA